Proteins encoded together in one Thermomonospora curvata DSM 43183 window:
- the nuoI gene encoding NADH-quinone oxidoreductase subunit NuoI, with amino-acid sequence MGLTDFLNPVKGFGVAFHQMFQKSETVQYPEVKKPTAPRFHGRHQLNRWPDGLEKCIGCELCAWACPADAIYVEAADNTEEERYSPGERYGRVYQINYLRCILCGMCIEACPTRALTMTNEYELADDNRESLIYTKDMLLAPLREGMEAPPHPMRLGETEEDYYRLGLKETDDSDGGRRSGGDAAVRAESGEKK; translated from the coding sequence GTGGGTCTCACTGACTTCCTGAACCCGGTCAAGGGCTTCGGTGTCGCTTTTCACCAGATGTTCCAGAAAAGCGAGACCGTCCAGTACCCGGAGGTGAAGAAGCCCACCGCCCCCCGGTTCCACGGCCGGCACCAGCTCAACCGCTGGCCGGACGGGCTGGAGAAGTGCATCGGCTGCGAGCTGTGCGCGTGGGCCTGCCCGGCGGACGCCATCTACGTGGAGGCCGCCGACAACACCGAGGAGGAGCGCTACTCCCCGGGTGAGCGCTACGGCCGCGTCTACCAGATCAACTACCTGCGCTGCATTCTGTGCGGGATGTGCATCGAGGCGTGCCCCACGCGCGCGCTGACGATGACCAACGAATACGAACTGGCCGACGACAACCGCGAGAGCCTGATCTACACCAAGGACATGCTGCTGGCGCCGCTGCGCGAGGGCATGGAGGCGCCGCCGCACCCCATGCGGCTCGGCGAGACCGAGGAGGACTACTACCGCCTCGGCCTCAAGGAGACCGACGACTCCGATGGGGGGCGGCGTTCCGGCGGCGACGCGGCGGTCCGCGCCGAGAGCGGTGAGAAGAAGTGA
- the nuoH gene encoding NADH-quinone oxidoreductase subunit NuoH has protein sequence MSVPLAATADPTISSFGRDPWWLIGGKVLAIFIFLVLTVLMTMWIERRVIGRMQLRVGPNRAGPFGLLQGLADGIKLALKEDITPRQVDKVVFILAPVIAAVPAFVSFVIIPFGPTVSIFGHQTPLQGTDLPVAVLLVLAMASMGAYGIVLAGWSSMSPYALLGGLRSAAQVISYEIAMGLSFVAVFLFAGTMSTSGIVAAQADRWFAVMLLPSFIVYVITMMGESNRIPFDLPEGEGEIVGGFHTEYSSLKFAMFFLAEYINLATLSALATTLFLGGWRAPAPISTIWPGANQGWWPVLWFMIKIGLFIFFFIWLRGSLPRVRYDQLMKLGWKVLMPFSLGWILLVATVRGLRNAGYDMTQVAIWSAVAIGVLLVLSIVWDMARGDRDSGKEIVPDLQAAEPERAGAFPVPPLDAPHYHGVGRRDVTAHKEVASGSH, from the coding sequence ATGAGCGTGCCGCTGGCCGCCACCGCCGATCCCACCATCTCCTCCTTCGGGCGCGACCCGTGGTGGCTGATCGGCGGCAAGGTGCTGGCCATCTTCATCTTCCTGGTGCTCACCGTCTTGATGACCATGTGGATCGAGCGCCGGGTCATCGGCCGGATGCAGCTTCGGGTCGGTCCCAACCGGGCCGGGCCCTTCGGGCTGCTGCAGGGCCTGGCCGACGGCATCAAACTGGCCCTCAAGGAGGACATCACCCCACGTCAGGTGGACAAGGTGGTGTTCATCCTGGCCCCGGTCATCGCCGCGGTTCCGGCGTTCGTGTCGTTCGTCATCATCCCGTTCGGCCCGACGGTGTCGATCTTCGGCCACCAGACCCCGCTGCAGGGCACCGACCTGCCGGTGGCGGTGCTGCTGGTGCTGGCGATGGCCTCGATGGGCGCCTACGGGATCGTGCTGGCCGGCTGGTCGTCGATGTCGCCGTACGCCCTGCTGGGCGGGCTGCGCTCGGCCGCCCAGGTGATCTCCTATGAGATCGCCATGGGGCTGTCGTTCGTGGCGGTGTTCCTGTTCGCCGGCACGATGTCCACCTCGGGGATCGTGGCGGCCCAGGCCGACCGCTGGTTCGCGGTGATGCTGCTGCCCTCGTTCATCGTCTACGTGATCACGATGATGGGCGAGTCCAACCGCATCCCCTTCGACCTGCCCGAGGGCGAAGGCGAGATCGTCGGCGGGTTCCACACCGAGTACTCGTCCCTGAAGTTCGCGATGTTCTTCCTGGCCGAGTACATCAACCTGGCCACCCTGTCGGCCCTGGCCACCACGCTGTTCCTGGGCGGCTGGCGGGCCCCGGCGCCGATCTCCACCATCTGGCCGGGCGCCAACCAGGGCTGGTGGCCGGTGCTGTGGTTCATGATCAAGATCGGCCTGTTCATCTTCTTCTTCATCTGGCTGCGCGGTTCGCTGCCGCGGGTGCGCTACGACCAGCTGATGAAGCTGGGCTGGAAGGTCCTGATGCCCTTCTCCCTGGGCTGGATCCTGCTGGTGGCCACCGTCCGCGGGCTGCGCAACGCCGGCTACGACATGACCCAGGTGGCGATCTGGTCGGCCGTGGCCATCGGAGTGCTGCTGGTGCTGTCGATCGTGTGGGACATGGCCCGCGGCGACCGGGACTCCGGCAAGGAGATCGTCCCGGACCTGCAGGCCGCCGAGCCGGAGCGCGCCGGGGCCTTCCCGGTGCCGCCGCTGGACGCCCCGCACTACCACGGCGTCGGCCGCCGCGACGTCACCGCGCACAAGGAGGTGGCCAGTGGGTCTCACTGA
- a CDS encoding NADH-quinone oxidoreductase subunit G, which produces MTVTDKTSAEVEQRPKMVKCTIDGFEIEVPEGTLIIRAAELLGIQIPRFCDHPLLDPVGACRQCLVEIPDAGNGRPMPKPQASCTTQVMPGMVIKTQLTSPVADKAQHGVMELLLINHPLDCPICDKGGECPLQNQAMSNGRGESRFRDTKRTFPKPIALSSQILLDRERCIQCARCTRFSDQIAGDPFIDLFKRGAQEQVGAADGRPFQSYFSGNTVQICPVGALTGAAYRFRSRPFDLVSVPTACEHCASGCALRTDHRRGKVTRRLAGDDPQVNEEWNCDKGRWAFTYTTQPDRLVYPMVRNADGVLETTSWPEALAAAARGLAAARGRAGVLTGGRLTLEDAYAYAKFARVALGTNDIDFRARPHSPEEADFLAFAVAGHGIEVSYADLEKAPAVLLAGFEPEEESPIVFLRLRKAYRKKGLKVYSIAPFATRGLAKMGGTLLRSLPGGEAEVLGALVTGDEPAVEELKAPGAVILLGERLATSPGALSSAVRLSQVTGARLAWVPRRAGERGALEAGALPTLLPVGRPVADPAARAEVARVWNVAELPAAPGRSTGQILAAAAAGELEALLIGGVDPYDLPDPEGALAAIEAAPFVVSLEQRASAVTDRADVVLPVAAVTEKAGTFVNWEGRGRQFDVVLKVPGRLSDLRVLDALAGEMDVHLALPGPEAARRELAELGTWRGERAGAPSATAAVTREPLPGEALLATWRQLLDLGRLQDGEPYLAGTAKPSLARLSPATAAEIGAGDAVTVSHGDRSLTLPLEITPDLPDRVIWLPTNSQGCALYRDLGADTGAIVSIAAAEADSGGAE; this is translated from the coding sequence GTGACGGTCACCGACAAGACCTCCGCAGAGGTCGAACAGCGGCCGAAGATGGTCAAGTGCACCATCGACGGCTTTGAGATCGAGGTGCCCGAGGGCACGCTGATCATCCGGGCCGCCGAGCTGCTGGGCATCCAGATCCCCAGGTTCTGCGACCACCCGCTGCTGGACCCGGTGGGCGCCTGCCGCCAGTGCCTGGTGGAGATCCCCGACGCCGGCAACGGGCGCCCGATGCCCAAGCCGCAGGCCTCCTGCACCACGCAGGTGATGCCCGGCATGGTGATCAAGACGCAGCTCACCTCCCCGGTGGCCGACAAGGCCCAGCACGGGGTGATGGAGCTGCTGCTGATCAACCACCCGCTGGACTGCCCGATCTGCGACAAGGGCGGCGAGTGCCCGCTGCAGAACCAGGCGATGTCCAACGGCCGGGGCGAGAGCCGCTTCCGCGACACCAAGCGCACCTTCCCCAAGCCGATCGCGCTGTCGTCGCAGATCCTGCTGGACCGCGAGCGGTGCATCCAGTGCGCCCGCTGCACCCGCTTCTCCGACCAGATCGCCGGCGACCCGTTCATCGACCTGTTCAAGCGGGGCGCCCAGGAGCAGGTCGGGGCGGCCGACGGCCGGCCGTTCCAGTCCTACTTCTCCGGCAACACGGTGCAGATCTGCCCGGTGGGCGCGCTCACCGGGGCCGCCTACCGGTTCCGCTCCCGGCCCTTTGACCTGGTGTCGGTGCCCACGGCCTGCGAGCACTGCGCCTCCGGCTGCGCGCTGCGCACCGACCACCGCCGCGGCAAGGTGACCCGGCGGCTGGCCGGCGACGACCCGCAGGTCAACGAGGAGTGGAACTGCGACAAGGGCCGGTGGGCCTTCACCTACACCACCCAGCCCGACCGGCTCGTCTACCCGATGGTCCGCAACGCCGACGGGGTGCTGGAGACCACCTCCTGGCCGGAGGCGCTGGCCGCCGCGGCCCGCGGCCTGGCCGCCGCCCGCGGCCGCGCCGGGGTGCTCACCGGCGGGCGGCTCACGCTGGAGGACGCCTACGCCTACGCCAAGTTCGCGCGGGTGGCGCTGGGCACCAACGACATCGACTTCCGGGCCCGGCCGCACTCGCCCGAGGAGGCCGACTTCCTGGCCTTCGCGGTGGCCGGGCACGGCATCGAGGTCTCTTACGCCGACCTGGAGAAGGCCCCGGCGGTGCTGCTGGCCGGGTTCGAACCGGAGGAAGAGTCCCCGATCGTCTTCCTGCGGCTGCGCAAGGCGTACCGGAAGAAGGGCCTGAAGGTCTACTCGATCGCCCCGTTCGCCACCCGCGGGCTGGCCAAGATGGGCGGCACGCTGCTGCGGTCGCTGCCCGGCGGGGAGGCCGAGGTGCTGGGCGCCCTGGTCACCGGGGACGAGCCGGCCGTCGAGGAGCTCAAGGCCCCCGGCGCGGTGATCCTGCTCGGCGAGCGGCTGGCCACCAGCCCCGGCGCGCTGTCCAGCGCGGTGCGGCTGTCCCAGGTCACCGGCGCCCGCTTGGCCTGGGTGCCGCGGCGGGCCGGGGAGCGCGGCGCGCTGGAGGCCGGGGCGCTGCCCACGCTGCTGCCGGTGGGCCGTCCGGTCGCCGACCCGGCCGCCCGCGCCGAGGTCGCCCGGGTCTGGAACGTGGCCGAGCTGCCGGCCGCACCCGGCCGCTCCACCGGCCAGATCCTGGCCGCCGCCGCGGCCGGGGAGCTGGAGGCGCTGCTGATCGGCGGGGTGGACCCCTACGACCTGCCCGACCCCGAGGGCGCGCTGGCCGCCATCGAGGCCGCTCCGTTCGTGGTGAGCCTGGAGCAGCGGGCCAGCGCCGTCACCGACCGCGCCGACGTGGTGCTGCCGGTGGCCGCGGTGACCGAGAAGGCCGGCACGTTCGTCAACTGGGAGGGCCGCGGCCGCCAGTTCGACGTGGTGCTGAAGGTCCCCGGCAGGCTGTCGGACCTGCGGGTGCTGGACGCGCTGGCCGGTGAGATGGACGTCCACCTGGCGCTGCCGGGGCCGGAGGCGGCCCGCCGCGAGCTGGCCGAGCTGGGCACCTGGCGGGGCGAGCGGGCCGGCGCCCCGTCGGCGACCGCCGCGGTCACCCGCGAGCCGCTGCCGGGCGAGGCGCTGCTGGCCACCTGGCGGCAGCTGCTGGACCTGGGCCGGCTGCAGGACGGCGAGCCGTACCTGGCGGGCACCGCCAAGCCCTCGCTGGCCCGGCTGTCGCCCGCCACCGCCGCCGAGATCGGCGCCGGGGACGCGGTGACCGTCAGCCACGGCGACCGGTCGCTGACGCTGCCGCTGGAGATCACGCCGGACCTGCCGGACCGGGTGATCTGGCTGCCCACCAACTCGCAAGGCTGCGCCCTCTACCGCGACCTGGGCGCGGACACGGGCGCGATCGTCTCGATCGCCGCGGCCGAGGCCGACAGTGGAGGTGCCGAATGA
- the nuoF gene encoding NADH-quinone oxidoreductase subunit NuoF, which produces MSTTLTPVLSRNWDQPDSFTLAAYERTGGYQAMRKALRMEPDAIVQAVKDSGLRGRGGAGFPTGMKWGFLPPNSPKPRYLVVNADESEPGTCKDIPLMMANPHVLVEGIIISAYAIRSHHAFIYVRGEVLHVIRRLQQAVAEAYQAGYLGKDILGTGYDLDVVVHTGAGAYICGEETALLDSLEGYRGQPRLKPPFPAVAGLYGGPTVINNVESISSVPSIVANGPDWFASMGTEKSKGFGIFSLSGHVTRPGQYEAPLGITLRELLEMAGGMRKGRDLKFWTPGGSSTPLFTKEHMDVPLDFESVGAAGSMLGTRALQIFDETTCVVRAVLRWSEFYAHESCGKCTPCREGTYWYKQMLRRLENGQGTEEDLETLLDLSDNILGRSFCALGDGATSPVTSSIKLFRDEYIAHITEGGCPFDPAKSTVWAGEQ; this is translated from the coding sequence ATGAGCACGACTCTCACCCCGGTGCTGTCCCGCAACTGGGACCAGCCGGACTCCTTCACCCTGGCCGCCTACGAACGCACCGGCGGCTACCAGGCCATGCGCAAGGCGCTGCGGATGGAACCGGACGCCATCGTCCAGGCGGTCAAGGACTCCGGGCTGCGCGGCCGCGGCGGCGCCGGCTTCCCCACCGGCATGAAGTGGGGCTTCCTGCCGCCCAACAGCCCCAAGCCCCGCTACCTGGTGGTCAACGCCGACGAGTCCGAGCCGGGCACCTGCAAGGACATCCCGCTGATGATGGCCAACCCGCACGTGCTGGTCGAAGGCATCATCATCAGCGCCTACGCGATCCGCTCCCACCACGCCTTCATCTACGTGCGCGGCGAGGTGCTGCACGTCATCCGCCGCCTGCAGCAGGCGGTCGCCGAGGCCTACCAGGCCGGCTACCTCGGCAAGGACATCCTCGGCACCGGCTACGACCTGGACGTGGTGGTCCACACCGGCGCCGGCGCCTACATCTGCGGCGAGGAGACCGCGCTGCTGGACTCCCTGGAGGGCTACCGCGGCCAACCCAGGCTCAAGCCTCCCTTCCCGGCCGTGGCGGGGCTCTACGGCGGCCCCACCGTGATCAACAACGTGGAATCGATCTCCTCGGTTCCCTCGATCGTGGCCAACGGGCCCGACTGGTTCGCCTCGATGGGCACCGAGAAGTCCAAGGGTTTCGGGATCTTCTCGCTGTCGGGGCACGTGACCCGGCCCGGCCAGTACGAGGCGCCGCTCGGCATCACGCTGCGCGAACTGCTGGAGATGGCCGGCGGCATGCGCAAGGGCCGCGATCTGAAGTTCTGGACCCCCGGCGGCTCGTCCACCCCGCTGTTCACCAAGGAGCACATGGACGTGCCGCTGGACTTCGAGAGCGTCGGCGCGGCCGGCTCCATGCTCGGCACCCGGGCGCTGCAGATCTTCGACGAGACCACCTGCGTGGTGCGGGCGGTGCTGCGCTGGTCGGAGTTCTACGCGCACGAGTCGTGCGGCAAGTGCACCCCCTGCCGCGAAGGCACCTACTGGTACAAGCAGATGCTCAGGCGGCTGGAGAACGGCCAGGGCACCGAGGAGGACCTGGAGACGCTGCTGGACCTGTCCGACAACATCCTCGGACGGTCCTTCTGCGCGCTGGGCGACGGCGCCACCAGCCCGGTGACCTCGTCCATCAAGCTGTTCCGCGACGAGTACATCGCGCACATCACCGAGGGCGGGTGCCCGTTCGACCCCGCCAAGTCGACCGTTTGGGCAGGTGAGCAGTGA
- the nuoE gene encoding NADH-quinone oxidoreductase subunit NuoE — translation MAYSPETRAQLERDAKEIIARYPKPRSALLPLLHLVQSVDGHITSDGIEFCAEQLGITPAQVTGVATFYTMYKHKPVGEYHVGVCINTLCAVMGGDQIWEELSEYLGVGHDEATEDGKISLERLECNAACDYAPVVMVNWEFFDNMTPEKAKQLVDDLRAGKEVAPTRGPKRLCTWKEASRVLAGFPDGRAGEGVQAGEPTLAGLKLAKERNWQAPPPQASAPEADEPAAGSQTQGDTHK, via the coding sequence ATGGCGTACTCACCCGAAACCCGCGCCCAACTCGAACGGGACGCCAAGGAGATCATCGCGCGCTACCCCAAGCCGCGCTCGGCCCTGCTGCCGCTGCTGCACCTGGTGCAGTCGGTGGACGGCCACATCACCTCCGACGGCATCGAGTTCTGCGCCGAGCAGCTGGGCATCACCCCCGCCCAGGTCACCGGGGTCGCCACCTTCTACACCATGTACAAGCACAAGCCCGTCGGCGAATACCACGTCGGGGTGTGCATCAACACGCTGTGCGCGGTGATGGGCGGCGACCAGATCTGGGAGGAGCTGTCCGAATACCTCGGCGTCGGGCACGACGAGGCCACCGAGGACGGCAAGATCTCGCTGGAGCGCCTGGAGTGCAACGCCGCCTGCGACTACGCGCCGGTGGTCATGGTCAACTGGGAGTTCTTCGACAACATGACTCCCGAGAAGGCCAAGCAGCTGGTCGATGACCTGCGCGCCGGCAAGGAGGTCGCCCCCACTCGCGGCCCGAAGCGGCTGTGCACCTGGAAGGAGGCCTCCCGGGTGCTGGCCGGCTTCCCCGACGGCCGGGCCGGCGAGGGCGTGCAGGCCGGTGAGCCGACCCTGGCCGGGCTGAAGCTGGCCAAGGAACGCAACTGGCAGGCTCCCCCGCCGCAGGCGTCCGCTCCCGAGGCCGACGAGCCCGCCGCAGGCTCCCAGACACAAGGGGACACCCACAAATGA
- a CDS encoding NADH-quinone oxidoreductase subunit D — MSSAKYTEYDAYAAEEATEGKVLGVQGGDWDQVVTAAAEDGSDERLVVNMGPQHPSTHGVLRLILTLDGETVDECRVNIGYLHTGIEKNMEFRTWAQGPAFCTRMDYLSPIFNETAYCMAVEKLLGITDQIPERAQIIRVMMMELNRISSHLVAIATFGLELGATTVMLNGFIEREYALDVFEEITGLRMNMAYVRPGGVAQDIGHGGFTKVREFLDRMPGRIKQLRKLMDANPVFLARTKDIAYLDLEGCMALGVTGPVLRATGLPWDLRKTQPYCGYEKYEFEVATQDTCDVYGRYLVRMQEMEESLKIIEQCLDRLSVTKGPVMIEDKKIGWPAQLAIGTDGMGNSPRHIAHIMGTSMEALIHHFKLVTEGFRVPAGQAYAAVESPRGELGVHVVSDGGPRPYRVHFRDPSFTNLQATPAMTEGGMVADVIAAVASIDPVMGGVDR, encoded by the coding sequence ATGAGCTCTGCCAAATACACCGAGTACGACGCCTACGCCGCCGAGGAGGCGACCGAGGGCAAGGTCCTGGGCGTGCAGGGCGGCGACTGGGACCAGGTCGTCACCGCCGCCGCCGAGGACGGCTCCGATGAGCGGCTCGTGGTCAACATGGGCCCCCAGCACCCCTCCACCCACGGCGTGCTGCGGCTGATCCTGACGCTGGACGGCGAGACCGTCGACGAGTGCCGGGTGAACATCGGCTACCTGCACACCGGCATCGAAAAGAACATGGAGTTCCGCACCTGGGCGCAGGGCCCGGCGTTCTGCACCCGGATGGACTACCTCTCGCCGATCTTCAACGAGACCGCCTACTGCATGGCGGTGGAAAAACTGCTGGGCATCACCGACCAGATCCCCGAGCGGGCCCAGATCATCCGCGTGATGATGATGGAGCTCAACCGGATCTCCTCCCACCTGGTGGCCATCGCCACCTTCGGGCTGGAGCTGGGCGCCACCACGGTGATGCTCAACGGCTTCATCGAGCGCGAGTACGCCCTGGACGTGTTCGAGGAGATCACCGGGCTGCGGATGAACATGGCCTACGTCCGGCCGGGCGGCGTCGCCCAGGACATCGGGCACGGCGGGTTCACCAAGGTCCGCGAGTTCCTGGACCGCATGCCGGGGCGCATCAAGCAGCTGCGCAAGCTGATGGACGCCAACCCCGTCTTCCTGGCCCGCACCAAGGACATCGCCTACCTGGACCTGGAGGGCTGCATGGCCCTCGGCGTCACCGGGCCGGTGCTGCGCGCCACCGGGCTGCCGTGGGACCTGCGCAAGACCCAGCCGTACTGCGGCTACGAGAAGTACGAGTTCGAGGTGGCCACCCAGGACACCTGCGACGTCTACGGCCGCTACCTGGTGCGCATGCAGGAGATGGAGGAGTCCCTCAAGATCATCGAGCAGTGCCTGGACCGGCTGTCGGTCACCAAGGGCCCGGTGATGATCGAGGACAAGAAGATCGGCTGGCCCGCCCAGCTGGCCATCGGCACCGACGGCATGGGCAACTCGCCCCGGCACATCGCCCACATCATGGGCACCTCCATGGAGGCCCTCATCCACCACTTCAAGCTGGTGACCGAGGGCTTTCGCGTGCCGGCCGGCCAGGCGTACGCGGCGGTGGAATCGCCCCGCGGCGAACTGGGCGTCCACGTGGTCAGCGACGGCGGTCCCCGCCCCTACCGCGTGCACTTCCGAGACCCGTCCTTCACCAACCTGCAGGCGACGCCGGCCATGACCGAAGGCGGCATGGTCGCGGACGTGATCGCGGCCGTCGCCAGCATCGACCCCGTGATGGGAGGGGTGGACCGCTGA
- a CDS encoding NADH-quinone oxidoreductase subunit C, with protein sequence MSSQNPEQQAEQAADRLPAPAAADPLAQPIVRKGMFGAKTSGDTSGYGGLVVRQAPKVSSPRPYGGPEGTGTPGEFDEVADALERAFPDFGEAVERVVVDRGEITFVVRRQYLPQVAQTLRDDPALRFELCTGVSGVHYPSDTGAELHAVYHFLSMTHNRRIRIEVTCPDADPHIPSIVSIYPTNDWHERETYDFFGIIFDGHPALTRIEMPDDWVGHPQRKDYPLGGIPVEYRGAEIPPPDQRRSYA encoded by the coding sequence ATGAGCAGTCAGAACCCCGAGCAGCAGGCCGAGCAGGCCGCCGACCGGCTGCCCGCCCCGGCTGCGGCCGACCCGCTGGCCCAGCCGATCGTCCGCAAGGGCATGTTCGGCGCCAAGACCAGCGGCGACACCTCCGGCTACGGCGGGCTGGTCGTCCGGCAGGCCCCCAAGGTCTCCAGCCCCCGCCCCTACGGCGGCCCGGAGGGCACCGGCACGCCGGGCGAGTTCGACGAGGTCGCCGACGCGCTGGAGCGGGCCTTCCCCGACTTCGGCGAGGCCGTGGAGCGGGTGGTGGTGGACCGCGGCGAGATCACCTTCGTGGTGCGCCGGCAGTACCTGCCGCAGGTCGCCCAGACCTTGCGCGACGATCCCGCCCTGCGTTTTGAGCTGTGCACCGGGGTGTCGGGCGTGCACTACCCCTCCGACACCGGCGCCGAGCTGCACGCCGTCTACCACTTCCTGTCGATGACCCACAACCGGCGGATCCGCATCGAGGTCACCTGCCCCGACGCCGACCCGCACATCCCGTCGATCGTGTCGATCTACCCGACCAACGACTGGCACGAGCGGGAGACCTACGACTTCTTCGGGATCATCTTCGACGGGCATCCGGCGCTGACCCGCATCGAGATGCCCGACGACTGGGTGGGTCACCCCCAGCGCAAGGACTACCCCCTTGGCGGAATCCCGGTCGAGTACCGAGGCGCGGAGATCCCGCCGCCCGACCAGCGGAGGTCGTACGCCTGA
- a CDS encoding NuoB/complex I 20 kDa subunit family protein — MGLEEKLPSGFLLTTVEQVVGWARRSSTWPATFGLACCAIEMMAAGDPRHDFSRWGMERASATPRQADLMIVAGRVSQKMAPVLRQIYDQMTEPKWVIAMGVCASSGGMFNNYAVVQGVDHIVPVDIYLPGCPPRPEMLIDAIVKLHDKIQNTKLGPHRKRQIQELEEAKRRRLPLLGQQGAI; from the coding sequence ATGGGCCTAGAGGAGAAACTCCCCAGCGGATTCCTGCTGACCACGGTCGAGCAGGTGGTGGGCTGGGCTCGCCGGAGCTCGACCTGGCCGGCCACCTTCGGGCTGGCCTGCTGCGCCATCGAGATGATGGCCGCCGGCGACCCCCGCCACGACTTCTCCCGCTGGGGCATGGAACGCGCCTCGGCCACGCCGCGGCAGGCCGACCTGATGATCGTGGCGGGCCGGGTGAGCCAGAAGATGGCGCCGGTGCTGCGGCAGATCTACGACCAGATGACCGAGCCCAAGTGGGTCATCGCCATGGGCGTGTGCGCCTCCTCCGGCGGCATGTTCAACAACTACGCCGTCGTGCAGGGCGTGGACCACATCGTCCCGGTCGACATCTACCTGCCCGGCTGCCCGCCGCGGCCGGAGATGCTGATCGACGCCATCGTCAAGCTGCACGACAAGATCCAGAACACCAAGCTGGGCCCGCACCGCAAGCGGCAGATCCAGGAGCTGGAAGAGGCCAAGCGCCGCCGCCTGCCGCTGCTGGGACAGCAGGGAGCGATCTAA
- a CDS encoding NADH-quinone oxidoreductase subunit A produces MDLYVPIVVLGALGFAFAAFSVLMSAVVGPKRWNRAKLEAYECGIEPTPQPVGGGRFPIKYYLTAMLFIVFDIEIIFLYPWAVAFESMGIFALVEMVLFIVTVLVAYAYVWRRGGLEWD; encoded by the coding sequence ATGGATCTCTACGTTCCGATCGTCGTGCTGGGAGCACTGGGATTCGCCTTCGCGGCCTTCTCGGTGTTGATGTCCGCCGTCGTCGGCCCCAAGCGCTGGAACCGGGCCAAGCTCGAAGCCTATGAGTGCGGCATCGAGCCCACCCCCCAGCCGGTGGGCGGCGGACGCTTCCCGATCAAGTACTACCTGACGGCGATGCTGTTCATCGTCTTCGACATCGAGATCATCTTCCTGTACCCGTGGGCGGTGGCCTTCGAGAGCATGGGGATCTTCGCGCTGGTCGAGATGGTGCTGTTCATCGTCACCGTCCTGGTCGCGTACGCCTACGTGTGGCGGCGCGGCGGTCTGGAGTGGGACTGA
- a CDS encoding geranylgeranyl reductase family protein, protein MTESSGRADAIVVGAGPAGSSTAYWLAQAGLDVLLLEKATFPRDKICGDGLTPRAVRALISMGVDLDAPGWARTRGLRIYGGGVKIELDWPELASFPDFGLVRARTDLDRLLAEHAAKAGARLQQGCNVTGPIVDERTGRIVGVTAKYQGQEVSYRAPLVVAADGNSSRLSLAMGLRRRTDRPMGVAVRRYYRTPRHDDEYLESWLELWDGQRLLPGYGWVFPLGNGLSNVGLGLLNTSKAFQNVDYRAMLRKWTAGMPEEWQIDEDHATGPIRGAALPMGFNRQPHYTRGLLLVGDAGGMINPFNGEGIDYGLESGKLAAETIVQALARSTPGRRERTLHQYPRILKEQHGGYFTLGRIFVQAIGDPRVMKFLTRHGLPHPTLMRFTLKLLANLTDPRGGDAMDRVINALKKAAPAA, encoded by the coding sequence GTGACCGAATCCTCCGGGCGGGCGGACGCCATCGTCGTCGGTGCGGGACCCGCCGGCTCGTCCACCGCCTACTGGCTGGCCCAGGCCGGCCTGGACGTGCTGTTGCTGGAGAAGGCCACCTTCCCCCGCGACAAGATCTGCGGTGACGGCCTCACCCCCCGAGCCGTACGGGCCCTGATCTCCATGGGCGTCGACCTCGATGCGCCCGGCTGGGCCCGCACCAGGGGCCTGCGCATCTACGGCGGCGGGGTCAAGATCGAACTGGACTGGCCCGAGCTGGCCTCCTTCCCCGACTTCGGCCTGGTGCGCGCCCGCACCGACCTGGACCGGCTGCTGGCCGAGCACGCCGCCAAGGCCGGCGCCCGGCTGCAGCAGGGCTGCAACGTCACCGGCCCCATCGTCGACGAGCGCACCGGCCGCATCGTCGGCGTCACCGCCAAGTACCAGGGCCAGGAGGTCTCCTACCGCGCCCCGCTGGTGGTCGCCGCCGACGGCAACTCCAGCCGGCTGTCGCTGGCCATGGGGCTGCGGCGGCGCACCGACCGCCCGATGGGCGTGGCCGTCCGCCGCTACTACCGCACCCCCCGCCACGACGACGAGTACCTGGAGTCGTGGCTGGAGCTGTGGGACGGCCAGCGGCTGCTGCCCGGCTACGGCTGGGTGTTCCCGCTCGGCAACGGGCTGTCCAACGTCGGGCTGGGCCTGCTCAACACCAGCAAGGCGTTCCAGAACGTCGACTACCGGGCCATGCTGCGCAAGTGGACCGCCGGCATGCCCGAGGAGTGGCAGATCGACGAGGACCACGCCACCGGCCCGATCCGCGGCGCCGCCCTGCCCATGGGCTTCAACCGCCAGCCCCACTACACCCGGGGCCTGCTGCTGGTGGGCGACGCCGGCGGCATGATCAACCCTTTCAACGGCGAAGGCATCGACTACGGGCTGGAGTCCGGCAAGCTGGCCGCCGAGACCATCGTGCAGGCGCTGGCCCGCTCCACCCCCGGCCGGCGGGAACGCACCCTGCACCAGTACCCGCGCATCCTCAAGGAGCAGCACGGCGGCTACTTCACCCTCGGCCGGATCTTCGTGCAGGCCATCGGAGATCCCCGGGTGATGAAGTTCCTGACCAGGCACGGGCTGCCGCATCCCACCCTGATGCGCTTCACCCTCAAGCTGCTGGCCAACCTCACCGACCCGCGCGGCGGCGACGCGATGGACCGGGTGATCAACGCCCTGAAGAAGGCGGCGCCGGCGGCATGA